The Anguilla anguilla isolate fAngAng1 chromosome 19, fAngAng1.pri, whole genome shotgun sequence genome has a segment encoding these proteins:
- the lrrc10 gene encoding leucine-rich repeat-containing protein 10 gives MGNVLRSAVAFIPSERCQRFLVGELKEMPLDCTLDLSGCHLRRLPLAACAFDRLVRLYLSNNRLGGLPPELRQLRSLQLLALDFNCLEELPLAVCGLPQLNTLYLSNNRLDSLPPELALLAELRTLWLEANCFAEFPDVLCHLPALRTLHLGYNRLRALPPELAALGELHSVWLAGNLLADFPPVLLEMHQLGVIDVDRNRIRRFPPLAHLAGLSLVIYDHNPCVNAPAVAPGVRRVGRWADCADDEDEEEE, from the coding sequence ATGGGGAACGTGCTGCGTAGCGCGGTGGCCTTCATCCCCTCCGAGCGCTGCCAGCGCTTCCTGGTGGGCGAGCTGAAGGAGATGCCGCTGGACTGCACGCTGGACCTGAGCGGCTGCCACCTGCGGCGCCTCCCCCTGGCCGCCTGCGCCTTCGACCGGCTGGTCAGGCTCTACCTCAGCAACAACCGGCTGGGCGGCCTGCCCCCGGAGCTGCGCCAGCTGCgcagcctgcagctgctggcGCTCGACTTCAACTGCCTGGAGGAGCTGCCCCTGGCGGTCTGCGGCCTGCCCCAGCTCAACACCCTCTACCTCAGCAACAACCGGCTGGACAGCCTGCCCCCGGAGCTGGCGCTGCTGGCCGAGCTCCGCACCCTGTGGCTGGAGGCCAACTGCTTCGCCGAGTTCCCCGACGTGCTCTGCCACCTGCCCGCCCTGCGCACCCTCCACCTGGGCTACAACCGGCTGCGGGCCCTGCCGCCGGAGCTGGCCGCCCTGGGGGAGCTGCACAGCGTGTGGCTGGCGGGGAACCTGCTGGCCGACTTCCCGCCGGTGCTGCTGGAGATGCACCAGCTGGGCGTGATCGACGTGGACCGCAACCGCATCCGCCGCTTCCCGCCGCTGGCGCACCTGGCGGGGCTCAGCCTGGTCATCTACGACCACAACCCCTGCGTCAACGCGCCCGCCGTGGCGCCCGGCGTGCGCCGCGTGGGCCGCTGGGCCGACTGCGCCgacgacgaggacgaggaggaggag